The sequence below is a genomic window from Leptotrichia sp. oral taxon 215 str. W9775.
TTGTTGATGCAGGAAAAGTAATAGAAAAGCTTGGAGAAAGAATATACGGAAGAAACCTTGCTGAAGATCTTGTACATAATGGAGAAGTGATTGCTACTAGAAATACAATGATAACAGAAGATTTAGTAAAGAAAATCGAAGAACTTGAAATCAGGGAAGTAAAAATAAGAACTCCGTTAACATGTAAGCTTGAAAAAGGAGTATGTAAAAAATGTTATGGAGTGGATCTGTCCAACCATAAAGAAATACTTAAGGGAGAAGCGGTAGGAGTTGTTGCTGCACAGTCAATCGGAGAACCTGGTACACAGCTTACAATGCGTACATTCCATACAGGAGGAGTTGCGACAGCTGCAGAAGTTCAATCCAATTATAAGGCTGAAGTAGCAGGAAAAGTAAAACTTAAAGATATTAAAACTCTTGAAAATGATAAGGGAGTAGAAGTAGTAGTTTCCCAGACAGGAAGAATAATTATAGGAAAACATAGATATGAAGTGCCTTCAGGATCAATCCTTAAGGTAAAGGATGGGGAAAGTGTAGAAAGAGATCAGCTTTTAGTTGAATTTGATCCTTATCAGATACCTATAATTACTTCTGAAGCAGGAAAAGTAGAATTTAGAGACATCTATGTAAGGGAAAATATTGATGTTAAATATGGAGTTACAGAAAGAATAGCCATAAAACCTGTAGAAAGCAGTGATGTAAACCCTAGAATTATAATTTACAGCAAAAACAAGAAAGTTGCTGAATACAGTATTCCATATGGAGCATATCTAATGGTAAAAGAAGGGGATACAGTTAAAAAAGGTCAGATTATAACAAAAATCCTGAAAACAGGAGAAGGAAACAAGGATATTACGGGAGGTCTTCCAAGAGTACAGGAATTATTTGAAGCACGTAATCCAAAAGGAAAGGCAACTCTGACAGAAGTAGCAGGACGTGTTGTATTCTCAGATAAGAAAAGAAAAGGTATGAGACTTATAACGATTGAAGATCCTGAATCAGGAAAAATTATCAAGGAATATACAGTTCCAGTAGGAGAACACCTTGTAGTAACAAATGAAATGCTTATTGAAAAAGGTGCAAAAATTACTGACGGACCTGTATCACCACACGATATACTGAAAATAAAAGGACTTGTAGCTGCCCAGCAGTTTATACTGGAATCAGTACAGCAAGTGTATAGGGAACAAGGCGTTCCAATAAATGATAAACACATTGAAATAATCGTTAAACAGATGTTCCAGAAGGTTAAAATAAGAGAAGCAGGAGATACATTATTCCTTGAAGACGAATTAATCGACAAGAAAATAGTGGAAAGAGAAAATGCTAAATTAATCGAAAAAGGTAAAACTCCTGCAACATATGAACCTGTAATACAAGGTATAACTAAAGCCGCAGTAAATACAGAAAGCTTTATCTCAGCATCGTCATTCCAGGAAACAACAAAAGTTCTTGCAAATGCCGCTGTTGAAGGAAAAATAGATAAGCTTGAAGGATTGAAGGAAAATGTAATTATAGGTAAGAAAATACCAAGTGGAACAGGATTCAAGGATTACAAGCACATAAAAGTAACATTGAAAAATGAAGTGCTGGAAGATGAAGTTCTTGCAGAAGAAACAGCAGAAGAAATTATAGTAGTTAAAGAATAGAATATTAAGATAGGAGATGAAGGCTGAAATAATTGAGAATGTAAATTTTTCCAGCCTTTCATTCTCTAAAAAGAGGTTGACATGAGAGGAAAACTAATTATAGTATCAGGACCCAGTGGTTCAGGTAAATCAACAGTAACTAAAATTGTAAAAGACAAGCTTAATATTCCTCTTTCAATTTCTGCAACTACAAGAAATCCAAGAGACGGGGAAATTGACGGAAAAGATTATTTTTTCCTATCTAAAGAGGAATTTAAGAATAAAATTGCCAATGATGAATTTTATGAATATGCAGAAGTTCATGGAAATTATTACGGTACACTGAAAAAAACAGTAGAGGAAAATCTTGATAAAGGTCTTAATGTA
It includes:
- the gmk gene encoding guanylate kinase codes for the protein MRGKLIIVSGPSGSGKSTVTKIVKDKLNIPLSISATTRNPRDGEIDGKDYFFLSKEEFKNKIANDEFYEYAEVHGNYYGTLKKTVEENLDKGLNVILEIDVQGALIAKEKKKDAILVFFRTKDMDILEKRLRDRKTDSEEVIQTRLKNAETELKYEDKYNYTIINENLDDSIQELIDIIEG